From Carya illinoinensis cultivar Pawnee chromosome 5, C.illinoinensisPawnee_v1, whole genome shotgun sequence, one genomic window encodes:
- the LOC122308857 gene encoding cytosolic sulfotransferase 5-like isoform X2, which translates to MSTLQSSSCSSAILEHLEENGPHQECKDVCISSLPKEKSQLSLYDGYWIPTWSMPGVLAFQKYFQARETDILLVTPPKAGTTWFKAILFALVNRMRYLDLQEHPLLTNISHALVPLLDVDIYNKKKVPDLNSFASPRLFATHLPFDLLPTSVKGSSCKIVYVCRNPKDNFVSLWHFMNRVYSTTNSLEEDFDKFCRGVSLYGPYWDHVLSYWKPIIEKQAQKILFLKYEEMKEQPTTHLKRIAEFLECPFSPEEDAKEHNNTLFRQGIDHASFFRKGNSGDWVNYFTPQMTERLDHIIEEKFHGTGLKF; encoded by the exons ATGTCCACACTTCAAtcatcttcttgttcttctGCTATTCTTGAGCACCTGGAAGAAAATGGACCACATCAAGAATGCAAAGACGTCTGCATATCTTCCCTGCCGAAGGAGAAAAGCCAACTTAGTCTGTACGATGGATATTGGATCCCAACATGGTCCATGCCAGGAGTTCTAGCATTCCAAAAATACTTTCAAGCTCGTGAGACTGATATCCTTTTGGTGACCCCTCCCAAAGCTGGTACTACTTGGTTTAAGGCCATCTTGTTCGCCTTGGTGAACCGGATGCGTTATTTAGACCTTCAAGAACATCCTTTGCTCACAAACATCTCTCATGCTCTTGTGCCCCTACTGGATGTAGATatctacaataaaaaaaaggttcCAGATCTCAACTCTTTTGCATCTCCAAGACTTTTTGCAACTCATTTACCTTTTGATTTGCTACCAACATCTGTGAAGGGCTCATCGTGTAAGATTGTGTATGTTTGTAGGAATCCTAAAGATAATTTTGTGTCACTTTGGCACTTCATGAATAGGGTGTATTCAACCACTAACTCGCTTGAAGAAGATTTTGATAAGTTTTGTAGGGGAGTGAGTTTATATGGTCCTTATTGGGATCATGTTTTGAGTTATTGGAAGCCAATCATAGAAAAGCAAGCTCAAAAGATACTTTTCTTGAAGTATGAGGAAATGAAAGAGCAACCCACCACCCATTTAAAGAGGATAGCTGAGTTCTTGGAGTGTCCATTTTCTCCAGAAGAAGATGCAAAAG AACATAACAACACACTATTTCGCCAAGGCATAGACCACGCGTCATTTTTTCGCAAAGGCAATAGTGGAGATTGGGTGAATTACTTCACACCTCAGATGACAGAGAGATTAGACCATattattgaagaaaaatttcatgGTACtggattgaaattttaa
- the LOC122309566 gene encoding uncharacterized protein LOC122309566, producing the protein MDKSWMHITDRFRSTKYREGVHQFITLAQAHATTNNIRCHCRNCRNNFFQTIDLVQRHLFTIGIDENYTEWIFQGEEETWDANDIDDEVNEVQNDDYVDDMDEMLDNIQLGSFTNVEQVEGSTSEGPTYVDPRAKRFDQLLEDAKRPFYPGYAVLPESYRESRRMEQALGFGYIKIDVCPNDCILYWKENSDRHDCPKCSMSRWVTRTTKQKKIPHKVLRYFLLTPRLKRLLMSKDTAVAMWWHKEEGIDDSNVMRHPRDSVGWKEFDQEHLSFSLDARNVRLGLAGDGFNPFNNMSKPYSAPGNEIDVYLRPLIDELNDLWENGVETYDASRKQSFQLHAALLWTINDFPAYGNLSGWSTKGKFACPTCNANTESLWLKYGRKHCYMGHRHFLSPEHTWRKKKANFNGNTNHRTPPSELSGHDLLNQLSNVGMYYLENVEGRESEDPMN; encoded by the exons atggacaaaagttggatgcatATAACTGACCGATTTAGGTCCACAAAATATCGGGAAGGGGTACATCAATTCATTACATTGGCCCAAGCTCATGCAACAACAAACAATATTAGGTGTCATTGTCGTAACTGTCGTAATAACTTCTTCCAGACTATAGACTTGGTGCAAAGACACCTATTCACTATAGGAATTGATGAAAACTACACCGAATGGATTTTCCAAGGCGAGGAAGAAACTTGGGATGCTAATGACATTGATGATGAAGTCAATGAAGTGCAAAATGATGACTACGTTGATGACATGGATGAAATGTTAGATAATATCCAGCTTGGATCATTTACAAATGTGGAGCAAGTTGAAGGGTCTACCAGTGAAGGACCCACCTATGTTGACCCAAGGGCAAAACGTTTTGACCAATTATTGGAAGATGCTAAACGTCCATTCTATCCAGGAT ATGCAGTTTTGCCTGAATCATATCGCGAGTCACGAAGGATGGAGCAGGCCCTTGGTTTTGGTTACATAAAAATTGATGTATGTCCAAATGATTGTATACTATACTGGAAGGAAAATTCTGACAGGCATGATTGTCCCAAATGTAGTATGTCAAGATGGGTAACCCGCACCACTAAACAGAAAAAAATCCCCCACAAAGTTCTTCGATATTTTCTATTAACACCAAGATTGAAAAGGTTGCTCATGTCGAAAGATACAGCTGTAGCCATGTGGTGGCACAAAGAAGAAGGCATCGATGATTCGAATGTGATGAGACATCCACGTGATTCAGTTgggtggaaggaatttgatcaaGAGCATCTATCATTTTCTCTTGATGCTCGTAATGTGCGCCTTGGTCTAGCCggtgatggattcaacccttttaaTAATATGAGTAAACCTTATAGT GCGCCAGGCAATGAAATCGATGTGTATTTGCGGCCTCTTATTGATGAATTGAATGACTTGTGGGAAAATGGTGTTGAGACGTATGATGCATCGAGAAAACAATCTTTTCAATTACATGCAGCATTATTATGGACGATTAATGACTTCCCCGCATATGGAAAtctttctgggtggagcacGAAAGGAAAATTcgcatgtccaacttgtaatGCTAACACTGAATCTTTGTGGTTGAAATATGgtcgaaaacattgttatatgggccaTCGTCATTTCCTATCTCCAGAACATACTTGGAGGAAGAAAAAGGCTAATTTTAATGGCAATACTAATCACCGCACCCCACCTTCTGAATTATCTGGCCATGATTTACTGAATCAACTAAGTAATGTTGGGATGTATTATTTGGAAAATGTGGAAGGAAGAGAAAGCGAAGACCCgatgaattga
- the LOC122308857 gene encoding cytosolic sulfotransferase 5-like isoform X1 produces MSTLQSSSCSSAILEHLEENGPHQECKDVCISSLPKEKSQLSLYDGYWIPTWSMPGVLAFQKYFQARETDILLVTPPKAGTTWFKAILFALVNRMRYLDLQEHPLLTNISHALVPLLDVDIYNKKKVPDLNSFASPRLFATHLPFDLLPTSVKGSSCKIVYVCRNPKDNFVSLWHFMNRVYSTTNSLEEDFDKFCRGVSLYGPYWDHVLSYWKPIIEKQAQKILFLKYEEMKEQPTTHLKRIAEFLECPFSPEEDAKGTINDILQLCSFDNLSNLDVNKSGKWRFPEHNNTLFRQGIDHASFFRKGNSGDWVNYFTPQMTERLDHIIEEKFHGTGLKF; encoded by the coding sequence ATGTCCACACTTCAAtcatcttcttgttcttctGCTATTCTTGAGCACCTGGAAGAAAATGGACCACATCAAGAATGCAAAGACGTCTGCATATCTTCCCTGCCGAAGGAGAAAAGCCAACTTAGTCTGTACGATGGATATTGGATCCCAACATGGTCCATGCCAGGAGTTCTAGCATTCCAAAAATACTTTCAAGCTCGTGAGACTGATATCCTTTTGGTGACCCCTCCCAAAGCTGGTACTACTTGGTTTAAGGCCATCTTGTTCGCCTTGGTGAACCGGATGCGTTATTTAGACCTTCAAGAACATCCTTTGCTCACAAACATCTCTCATGCTCTTGTGCCCCTACTGGATGTAGATatctacaataaaaaaaaggttcCAGATCTCAACTCTTTTGCATCTCCAAGACTTTTTGCAACTCATTTACCTTTTGATTTGCTACCAACATCTGTGAAGGGCTCATCGTGTAAGATTGTGTATGTTTGTAGGAATCCTAAAGATAATTTTGTGTCACTTTGGCACTTCATGAATAGGGTGTATTCAACCACTAACTCGCTTGAAGAAGATTTTGATAAGTTTTGTAGGGGAGTGAGTTTATATGGTCCTTATTGGGATCATGTTTTGAGTTATTGGAAGCCAATCATAGAAAAGCAAGCTCAAAAGATACTTTTCTTGAAGTATGAGGAAATGAAAGAGCAACCCACCACCCATTTAAAGAGGATAGCTGAGTTCTTGGAGTGTCCATTTTCTCCAGAAGAAGATGCAAAAGGTacaataaatgatattttacaATTGTGTAGCTTTGATAACTTGAGCAACTTGGATGTAAATAAAAGCGGAAAGTGGCGTTTCCCAGAACATAACAACACACTATTTCGCCAAGGCATAGACCACGCGTCATTTTTTCGCAAAGGCAATAGTGGAGATTGGGTGAATTACTTCACACCTCAGATGACAGAGAGATTAGACCATattattgaagaaaaatttcatgGTACtggattgaaattttaa